In Psychrobacter sp. P11G3, a single genomic region encodes these proteins:
- a CDS encoding P-loop NTPase fold protein, whose amino-acid sequence MTDYNVMKELTFSSRDEFIRKPIAEKIIKLLVSDIDVSPLIIDGKWGTGKTEFCFKLKNLIEADNPNDYKVGYVNAFQADHANEPLLTLIAEVAGFYNEDDDRRKSFIKNAIPYLRLVSGISIKAIASLAFGKYAADMPDDLQKGMEAIEEGSDSFIDQSLESMIKDQVEAEKNLSTLKEALKNIASTTPVILLIDELDRCRPDFAVMMLETIKHVFDVKNVQIILITNAEQLKATIKHSYGSETNSHDYLYKFFKYQINLPTATKDTEGKSIENNVTHFKTVVRDSKVIPQAFKDNEFLYDISKFVKIAHLSLRKVEQVVRCIETLIIFEDNSKSRNPEVEQLLIVFLSFAYIANKNLFEQIRDRNIQVTDILKFSSSSEEIYLLNDQSILENFPTKFFILLILHGLSKDDFIHTTTYDGKMDHHISRLIEHILKDFDFIQESNSTHHIVKSSYIYKYIDHTINNLLLFDIVK is encoded by the coding sequence ATGACAGATTATAACGTAATGAAAGAGTTAACTTTTTCTAGTAGAGATGAATTCATACGTAAACCTATTGCTGAAAAAATCATTAAGCTTTTGGTTTCAGATATTGATGTCTCACCCCTTATCATTGATGGCAAATGGGGTACAGGTAAAACGGAGTTCTGCTTCAAACTCAAAAACTTGATTGAAGCTGATAATCCCAACGATTATAAAGTTGGCTATGTAAATGCTTTTCAAGCTGACCATGCAAATGAGCCACTATTAACCCTTATTGCAGAAGTGGCTGGATTCTATAATGAGGACGATGATAGGCGAAAAAGCTTTATCAAAAACGCTATTCCCTATTTGCGTTTAGTCTCAGGTATCAGTATCAAGGCAATAGCGAGCTTAGCATTTGGCAAATATGCAGCAGATATGCCTGACGATCTTCAGAAAGGTATGGAAGCTATAGAAGAAGGTTCGGACTCATTTATTGACCAATCTCTTGAGTCGATGATCAAAGACCAAGTAGAGGCTGAAAAGAATTTATCAACACTTAAAGAAGCATTGAAGAATATAGCATCTACTACACCCGTTATACTTCTGATTGATGAACTTGATCGCTGTCGTCCAGACTTTGCAGTGATGATGTTAGAGACCATCAAGCATGTTTTTGATGTTAAAAATGTGCAGATTATTTTGATTACCAATGCTGAGCAGCTTAAAGCGACTATCAAACATAGCTATGGTAGCGAAACCAACTCCCACGACTACCTTTATAAATTTTTTAAATATCAGATTAATTTGCCAACTGCGACCAAAGATACTGAGGGTAAATCAATCGAAAATAACGTCACTCACTTCAAGACAGTAGTACGAGATAGCAAGGTAATCCCACAAGCGTTTAAAGATAACGAATTTCTCTACGATATTTCTAAATTTGTAAAAATTGCCCATCTGTCGTTACGAAAGGTAGAGCAAGTTGTTCGCTGTATTGAAACACTTATCATATTTGAAGATAACTCGAAAAGTAGAAATCCAGAGGTAGAGCAGCTTTTAATAGTATTTTTATCATTTGCATATATAGCCAACAAAAATTTATTTGAGCAAATTCGTGATAGAAATATACAAGTAACGGATATATTAAAATTCAGCTCTTCTTCCGAAGAGATTTACTTACTAAATGACCAAAGTATTTTAGAAAACTTCCCAACTAAATTTTTTATCCTTCTAATACTACACGGCCTTTCAAAAGATGACTTTATTCACACTACAACCTATGATGGTAAAATGGACCATCATATCAGCAGACTAATAGAACATATATTAAAGGACTTCGACTTCATACAAGAATCGAATTCTACTCATCATATTGTAAAATCAAGTTACATTTACAAATACATCGACCATACAATCAATAACCTTCTACTTTTTGATATCGTTAAGTAG
- the mutY gene encoding A/G-specific adenine glycosylase yields the protein MTQLAANSTSSKTNFSHSPKSLNSFAPRLLDWFAENGRHDLPWQQHQTDTPNPYIVWLSEVMLQQTQVTTVLPYFARFMASFPTVQDLATAEWDTVAEHWAGLGYYARARNLHKGAKQLVEVIAETGEFPQTLAGWEAISGVGPSTAGAIMAMGLHHYGVICDGNVKRVLTRWAAIDGDITKSATTKDLWVLAERLTPTENSGLFAQAMMDMGATLCTRSKPACLLCPLKEDCLAHTQGCETDYPVKAKKQPKPSKFSDALLIESADGQILWLQRPDNGIWGGLWSLPLQFVEKIDGKANTKATVKKTLASDDKPPSIVNDVRSNEKVYEAEFTTAEQIINEWLIKNKLVAKSVSTTLLDDAPIKHSLTHFHWYLTPRKLTIDATQVTELNQKLAAAEIDFKWLTEQKAQDSLGLPRAMVKILE from the coding sequence ATGACCCAGCTAGCTGCCAACTCTACATCTTCTAAAACTAACTTTAGCCACTCTCCCAAATCTCTAAACTCCTTTGCCCCACGCCTACTTGATTGGTTTGCCGAAAATGGTCGCCACGACTTACCTTGGCAACAACACCAGACCGACACGCCCAACCCTTATATTGTTTGGCTATCCGAAGTCATGCTTCAGCAAACACAAGTGACCACAGTACTGCCCTACTTTGCACGCTTTATGGCGTCGTTTCCGACCGTGCAGGATTTGGCCACAGCAGAATGGGATACCGTAGCAGAGCATTGGGCAGGACTTGGCTATTATGCACGCGCACGTAATTTGCATAAAGGTGCTAAGCAGTTGGTTGAGGTCATCGCCGAAACGGGCGAGTTTCCGCAGACACTAGCAGGATGGGAAGCGATTTCTGGCGTTGGGCCATCGACCGCTGGCGCGATTATGGCGATGGGATTACATCATTATGGCGTCATTTGCGATGGTAACGTCAAACGAGTGCTGACACGTTGGGCCGCTATCGACGGCGATATCACTAAATCTGCTACCACCAAAGATTTATGGGTATTGGCAGAGCGACTGACACCGACAGAAAACTCAGGACTATTTGCGCAAGCTATGATGGATATGGGTGCGACATTATGTACCCGTAGCAAGCCTGCCTGTCTATTATGTCCATTAAAAGAAGACTGCCTAGCGCATACGCAAGGGTGCGAGACTGATTATCCCGTCAAAGCAAAAAAGCAGCCCAAACCTAGTAAGTTCAGTGATGCACTGCTAATCGAAAGTGCAGATGGTCAGATATTGTGGCTACAGCGCCCTGACAATGGCATTTGGGGTGGATTATGGAGCTTGCCATTACAGTTTGTAGAAAAAATTGACGGTAAAGCGAACACTAAGGCTACCGTTAAGAAGACGCTAGCTAGCGATGATAAGCCACCAAGCATAGTAAACGATGTACGTAGTAATGAAAAAGTATACGAAGCAGAGTTTACCACTGCTGAGCAAATCATAAATGAATGGCTCATAAAAAATAAACTGGTCGCAAAATCAGTCAGCACTACTTTACTCGATGACGCCCCTATCAAGCACTCGCTGACGCATTTTCACTGGTATTTGACCCCGCGTAAATTGACGATTGACGCGACGCAAGTAACTGAGCTAAATCAGAAATTAGCAGCGGCTGAAATTGACTTTAAATGGTTAACCGAACAAAAAGCGCAAGACAGCCTAGGGTTACCTCGCGCGATGGTTAAGATCTTAGAATAA